Genomic segment of Cottoperca gobio chromosome 6, fCotGob3.1, whole genome shotgun sequence:
CACATTTAGCACagttatttaatttgatttaaaaggaaaagttcAATATATTGGGAActacacttattcactttcttgaaGGGGGTTAGATGAGTTGATTTCTCATGTCTGAGTGGTAGATATTAAGATACAGTgaggagacagttagcttaggTTGGCAAAATGACTGCAAACAACTGCCTTGTAAACCcctgtaaaacaataaattgtCGTTTTGACACTTAGGCTCATGCTAGCGGATTCCTCCTCTTTGCAGTCTTTATGCGACTCTAAGCTAACCGtttcctggctgtagcttcatatttactctTCAGAGttgtattgatcttctcatccaactcttggTGCATTTCCCAGAATGTCAAATTACATAAGATGACAACTTGTGACTTGTAACCACAATGTAACTCTCTGCCAACTCTGAGTAAGGTCACAACTCTTTTCACtttagaaaaaatattttatttagcaaaagGACGGCCACAAACACAGCGTATTCCAGACTGATGGTTGAACTTTGTCTCTGTTAGGTGTGATTACTGATGTGGATCTGAGAAGTCATGAAAACAACTTGGCTCACCGCACCAGGGATATTGATAGGGAGCGCCTGATTGTCCGCAGGGGTCAACCCTTCTCCATAACTCTGCAGTGCTCCGAGTATCTGCCCACCAAACACCACCTGGAACTGATCCTGCACCTTGGTGAGTACAGCTTGAATACAAAAGATTAGTACTGGAGTGTACTATTCTCTTCGAAGTTAGCTCCATCATTCTCAAACTTTAAATATCTAGTAACCCTACTACTAATTCATAGCTACAGCTACAGGCTAGCAAACATGTGCAGTTAGGTGAAAAGGCTAGTGTTAGTGTAAGATGAGATGTATTTTTTATAACCTTTGAAATGGCAACATTTTATCTGAAGAGAGTGAAGAATATACAATGAGATACATTTTTctgaagatttattttgtaGATTACCTTCTcagattaatttaaataatttacataatttaattaatggtaactgaatttatatatattgtattgtgttCCTCAAGTTAGATAGGGAACTATATAACAAGGTGCACCGAGCCTGTAATTCCAGTTAGGTTGGCGGAGTGATATGATGATGAGGTGAGGTGTCACGTTTGTTGTCATTGTTCAGTTGTCCCACTGTGGAGATGAACATACTGTAAGTGGACCAAGTTATCCTGAAGACGCTCTTGCTTTACCGACTAACTGCAAGTAGTTTTAATTCAATAACTACAAGTTTATAGTCAACGCTAAGAGTACCCAGCGTTATATTAGGATAGCAATTTAGCCTACATTGATTCCCAACACTCAAATCCTGCTGAACATGAAAAAAGGTTTCACACTAAagtgaaacctttttttttttttatatctgtgtggTTCCCCCATTTAATTTATAGTAAAACTTGTCATCTTTTTTCATGTTTCTTCAGGTAATAGAGACGAGGTGGTGATCAAGGTTCAAAAGGAGCGTGGGGCCAGAGACAAGTGGTGGTTTAAGCAACAGGCAGCACAGGATGAAATTCTGCTGACTCTGCACAGTCCAGCAGACGCTATCATTGGCCAATACCATCTGGCTGTATTGATGATGTCACCTGAAGGACGCACTTTGGAGAAGGCCGACAAAATGAGTTTCCACCTACTCTTTAACCCGTGGTGCAAAGGTAAAACATTGAGCTAagtgcacacactctctgctaTGTGCTTCCTCCAAGAGGTCAGATTATCTATAACTATAAAATACAGCGCATTTAGTGTTTTAGATAGTCccactctttgtttttgtttcccatATCATGTTGTTACATTGCAATGGTCTTGTCATGGTTTTTTCCTGATTAGGGCACTCAAAAAATTTATATttgaatttatgtttttgtttatgctGCTTCTGATTCCTGATTTCCTGTGTCACTTTGTCTTTAGGGTTTCTAATAGGGAGCATCTTCTTAGGAAACAAAACGTCTGCATTCATTTTCATcattcaatgtttgtttttccattggCGAGAAgtatattcagtgtgtgtgtgtgtgtgtgtgtgtgtgtgtgtgtgtgtaccagatGATGTAGTGTACCTCCCTGATGAGAGTCTTCTCCAGGAATATGTCATGAATGAAGATGGAGTCATTTACATGGGGACCTGGGATTACATCAACAGTATTCCATGGAATTATGGACAggtaactctcacacacacacacacacacacacacacacacacacacacacacacacacacacacacacacacacacacacacacacacacacacacacacacacacactgtgttgagtatgtgtgtgtctgtcaggcCAGTAGGTGGCCTGTGTGAATtgtcacagcagtgtgtcaGTGGAGACACAAGGGCTTCGGCTGGATGCAGGAAGCTTCTGGACAGGAGGCGTCAGAATGTAACCAAACCACACAAACAAGGACTTGTCCCTGCATAGCTCGCTGTGAGGGCAGAGAGGAATGCAAACAGACAGAtggcagatagacagacaggaggTGGTGTAACAGACACATAATCACAGACCGACCAATGGGAAACATGTGAtttgaaataagaaaaaggTTGAGAAGCCTCTCCTGCTCAACAACCAATCTTGTCTTTTCTTTGTTCCTCTCTCatgttttctcttcatctccctgTGACTCTCTCTCAGTTTGAGGACTATGTGATGGACATCTGTTTTGAAGTCCTGGACAACTCCAAGGATGCCCTGAAAAACTCAGAGGTGGACATTAAGCAGAGATCTGACCCCATCTATGTCAGCAGGATCATCACTGCGATGGTGACAATCTCTTCAACTCGTTGCTGAAAACAATACTCACAGTTTAACAACagtacaagaaaaaaaacatctgcatttAGTTTTCTCTGTCTGAGTGGTAACACATAGCTTCATGAAAGCGTTTACATTCAATGTTATAAGCACATGGGGTGATTTTTCCCAGAAATAAATAGAAACCCCAGGAAGGAGTTGTCATGGTACTTACCCTCCTGTTTGATCGAAATACATACAATCATATACTCAGTAAAATGTCTTATATTCAAACATGTGGTTTGTGCAGTGATTCACAGCTTTAAAGGTGTCTTCACAACATGTTCTCTCCACCTGTCCAGGTGAACTCTAACGGAGACAGGGGTGTGTTGACCGGTCGCTGGGACGACCTGTACTCTGGCGGAGTCGCACCAAACAGATGGAACGGCAGCGTGCCGATTCTCCAACAGTGGAGCAAGGCCGGGGCGAGGGCGGTCAAATATGGACAGTGCTGGGTGTTTGCTGCTGTCGCCTGCACAGGTGAGGCTCACACAGATTTCACTGATGCATTGGTTAATCCCCAAGAATAATAGTTCTCAAGATAAGAGAAAAAACGTTTTTTCAAGAATAATTGCTACTGACTGTATAAGGcatgtttttaaaggaatagttcaacattttgggaaatatgcttattcacgTTCTCActgagagttagataagaagactGATACCACTCTGTGTACAGTAAATGCGTAGCTGCAATCAGCAGCCAGATATCTGAGCTCAGCATAAAGTGTCTCCTCTTAAATCTTAGTATCAACAGTCTAAAGACAATTTTTtgcaaaggaaaaaaagaaaggaaaataaaatgtctaattCTAAATGTCAgattccagtttctcaaagtccaaggtgatccATATTTGAgatgctgaaaacagcattttctgaaattgttgcatgaaaaatgacttcaaagattCATCGATTAGCAAAATAGTTGgtgactaatcgattagtctaCGAACTGTTGCAGCTCCAGAAGGAATGGAAAGTATGTAGGAACTAAGGAATGAATTGTCCATGTCTGACATGTGTTATCTTCACAGTGCTGCGCTCTCTGGGAATCCCAACACGCCTCATCACCAACTTCTCTTCAGCCCATGATGTCGACGGAAACCTCTCTATAGACTTCCTGCTGAATGAAAGACTGGAGAGCTTTGATGGAAGAAACAAGAGAGACAGTAGCTGGTaggagcatgcacacacacacacacacacacacacacacacacacatacacacatacgcGCTTATATTTTTTATAAGATTGAGTTGAAAATATTACATCATCTCATGTAATGAattatctcctcctctcttctcctcataATTTTAGGAACTTCCACTGTTGGGTCGAGTCctggatgaggagagatgatCTCCCCAAAGGAAATGACGGCTGGCAGGTTTTGGACCCCACCCCTCAAGAATTGAGTGATGGTACATTCTTCATTTTTAACATAAGCTCTGTTATtcacctctttctcttcctcttatcAGTCTGtttaacaacacatttctaaccTGATCCACCtcgaaaacaaaaaaaagttgatTGTTGATTTTTCATCACTATAAACTGTTCTCAGGAGTGTCACTGCTGGATTTCTTTGTTATCACATTGTAATATTTTAGATTCAAGGCTGGTTGGTGTTTCCTgataattgaattgaattaccATCAATACAAATATGAGAGGCTTGTTTCCTGTCGCTGCGTCAAttatttgaaatacatttttactcttCAGGTGAGTTTTGCTGTGGTCCTTGTCCAGTGACGGCCATCAAGGAAGGAAATCTGGGAGTAAAGTATGATGCTCGGTTTGTATTCGCTGAGGTGAACGCTGACATCATCTACTGGATGGTCCAACAAGATGGCCAACAACAGAAGGTGAatgacttttgttttgattgtcTTTCATACTAGCTTTCATTAAAGGCATCTTCaaagatttaaataattattggtaatgatgtgtgttattattgttacaGATCAGAGTAGACCAGGCGAGTGTGGGGAGGAACATCAGCACCAAAAGCGTTTACGGTGACTACAGAGACGATGTCACTCTACACTACAAACATCCTGAGGGTTAGTTGGAAAGGGATTGCAGAAATGTACAGCAGCCATACTGACAAACCCTTATTAAgtatattcacatttatttagttcagtATACAGCATTCACCGACATCAAGTAGCCTGCTATTCTTctgaatgtaaaatgttatatttttatgtgGTTCAATATAAATCATACACCTCATTGATCATTTAACTGATAAACGCATAATATCAACATAATATAGGATTGGGtatttttttacagtttcaGAGCGCAATTCACTTATAGGCTACACCGCTGTCATAAATATTGCTAACACAGCCATACATTAAGCAAGTATAACAACATAAGACATAGCAAGCCAGCTAACTAAAGCCAGCTAATATTACTGACTAGtccaggggttgggaacctttttggctgggagagccataaaagccaaatatttgtttatgtatttccttgagagccatatatttaatacatttgaatgcaactttatgcgtttataaggcaattatatccagaaaatatcatatgtctgtcataactggcccgctggaaagcaaagggaaagacaccacagatctctgggacgaaagtgtGGATGTGAGCTGACCTTTTTGTgggacataacgaagcatctcactgttaaacctgcagcttcagggctgtgtgatcacggacatgtgtgatgcagtgagagctttctaagccgagctgcctgtgagagactctgatgcagaaggaaactttggtcactgcgtgtttccaaacactgacaaacatctccaccgttgtgttcccgacagcattctgttgatcaactgagcgcatttgccgactttgcagctcagaaattgaaattgaaacaaatccgctgctaaatgttttactttaaaatgacacaatataattatttattacttgttaatcatgttaaaaaatgtcagctcaaaattgtctgcgagccatattgcgttatcgaaagagccatatatgactcgcgagccataggttcccgacccctggactAGTCCATAGCGGCTGTTGAACCACCCCCACCCTGGGCCTGAAAACCTCCTACTCCAAAAACTCCCCTACAGCCCTGAGCTCCCAGTCCTGGCAGtacagctaactgagctaactagctaacagCAGCTACTGTCACTTTACAACAAGTAAATCTATCTGTCTCTCAAGAAACTCTGTAAATCCCCGAGACTCGAGGTAGAGCAGTGGGAAGATATCAGAAagaaaaccagaaaacattttctccataAAACATGATCCAGTTTCATCAAAATTAACCTAGTGCTTTAAAGCAATGCACTTGTCCAGGGAGAGACGACACGCTCaccaaagttacaaagtgcaaGAGCAGATGGTACAGAATGGGACTGACGGAGACACCATTCTCCCTATAACAAGTCAGTGtagctgcttttatttttttaaatagtcacataatgttgctttaagctTCAGCTTTCTGTAATTTCCACTGTTTAACGTGTAATATCTGCTCATAGTCATCTGTTTAGACGCATGGTTAGAGTTCATTGTTATGGATAAACCTCTTCTCCACAGGCTccaagaaggagagagaggtgtaCGAAAAGGCGGGACGCCGGGTCACAGAGCCGACCAACAGCATCGCAGAACCAGGACAACTGAAACTGTCAATCAAGAATGCTAGTCCTGTATTTGGCACAGACTTTGATGTGATTGTTGAGGTATGGAGTGCTGAGACTGTAGCTGAATGGATGGAAgaatacaattataaaatgaGTAAATGATGTCATACACAGGGAATCGGGGGTTACCATTTAGTGAATAACATCCACTCGTGAATCCATTCTGTCTGCAGGTGATGAAtgaaggagacggagacgctcaTGCTCAGCTCACCATGCTGGTCATGGCTGTAACTTACAATTCTCTCCACCAGAGGGAGTGCATGAGGCAAACAATCAGTGTGACAGTGCCAGCTCACAAAGGTCAGTAGTTCAAATAAACCCACAAAAGGTCTCTAACTCATACGTACTGTAAAACAACAGTGATGCTGTGTCTTACCTGCAAACTTCTTTCAGCTCTTATATTGTAGCAGCATGATGTACAATTTCCTGTTACAGTAATACTGTGTGCCTGCGTTTGTGTTCAGCCTACAAGGAAGTGCTGCGTCTGCACTACAACGACTATGTCAGGTGCGTCCGTGAGCATAATCCGATCAAGGTGAAAGCCCTCTTAGAGGCTCCAGGGGAGAGGGAACCCATCATGGCCATGGCCAACATCCCACTGAGCATGCCTGAACTCCTCGTACAGGTGTGTGCACACTGAGCAATCCCAGAGGTCATAGTTGGACCACATACGTATTTATAAGGTTTATAATGCCTGTCTAAATGAAAGGTAGAGGACTGATTTGACTGAAACTATGAACTATTCAAATGTGTATCAAATGCGGGTAATCTCAGGTAAAATAAGGTGTACATCAAGAGTTTGATGTTTCTTAAATGAGATTTAACTGTATGAGAAACATCCCACACTTGGAGGTTGTTGTCCAGGTATGTAAGGAAATCACAGACCAAAATCTGagctttcaaaatgtacttCCATGACCATGCCTTGTAGTCCCAGATTCTCTGTGCAGTATTTTCAGATTTCACAATGACTCTTGTTGTGGTTTCCTTATAAGTGAACATTGGTGttttaaacactgttgttttaAATCTGTTATTTTACTTCATATGCAGACCCAAAAGGGACATTTAGTTCAGTTACTGTCAAAAACAGGAATTTATCCGACCAAAATCCACTATTCTGTGTCGTGGAAGCCTttcaatgttttgtgtttccagATTGGAGACTGTGATGTCCTACACTGTAATTTGTGCCCTGAACATAGAGCTGTCTTTTTCCAGGTGCCTGGGAAGGCTGTTGTATGGGAACAAGTGACAGCCTACATCTCCTTCACCAATCCTCTACCAGTTCCTCTGAAGGGTGGCGTGTTCTCCGTGGAGGGGGCAGGCCTACTGTCGGCCACTGAGATCCATGTTAGGTAAGTACTGATTCAGCCAACTTCACTACAAGGCATGTGCAAGGAATTGATTTCAAATATACACATTCcttacatcactgcatacacactagAATAAAAGATGGTGGTTGTGTCTATGGATAGATTACTGTACGGACCTAGCAGGCACAGGctcaggggcccaaagtgtcagggacCTTTTTCAGCCTTCAtctgcaaaatgtcactcaaagagacacagaaaaattaaatataaaaggacaaaaaggactacaaagagaggcaaaagacacaaagagactcacaactaTGACAAggggcaaaacaaccacaaagagatacagaattgctacaaaaagacacaaggCAACTACAAAGAGGCACTCAATTACTACAAAAAAGGGGCAACACCACAGACaaaaaataactacaacaagACCAAAGCATTTACAAattgacacaaaacaactacaaagacacacaaaatcaccacaaagacaaacaaaacaacaacaaaaagaggctgAACAACTTCAAAGTCTTGCTCCATATTATGTAGGTGAAAtggtggggccttttgcatgtctgagGCTGGGGGCCCGTTGTGTCAATATCTAAACAGCCAACATGAATTAAAAAATGAGGTCTAGACTGACACTAACTGTCAGCTTGGCCTCCAAAAAGTGTAAAGTTTATGTTAGAACCCATCATGGATCAATTTGgttgaatttagtttttttttttaaactagcaGTGTTTGATCACTTCGACTTGTTGTCTAACAGCTGACACAGTGAAATAAACTATTAATCAACTactgttttattgtcattcatGCTCCCCTGAGGATGACTCTCAATGACTTCTCAATGCAATGAGAGCACTTCGGTTCATGACAGGACTCAAGCATtcattgctctctctctttcttttctttgcagtGGTGATATATCTCCAGGCCAGAAGGTGTCTGTCAAGCTCACCTTCTCCCCCGTGCGGACCGGGGTCAGGAAGCTCCTGGTGGACTTTGACTCTGACAGACTGAAGGACGTGAAGGGAGTCGCAACTGTGGTGGTCCGCAAGAAATACCCTCTTATAATTACAGGACGTTATTGAAAACCTTTGAGCTGACTGTAACCCTCATGTAATGTGAGTTAACGTGACCTTTCCTAAATGTGAGAAAAGGAGCTGCCCAGTTTGAATTTCAAGTATTTCAAGTAATATAACAGTGAActcatacatatacaaataagTTAAATTACAGTTGTGTCTTCCAGGACGACCCTCAAGCGTTATGCTTTGTTAGGTATACTTGTTGGAAAGTATCTGATGTCACAAAATCTgttgttgtatgttttgtttcattaattCCTTTTTTGCACTGTTTCCAATCCCACTTAAGTCAAAATATGATTGGAAGAAACTACAATTATTTCATATAATTTAATCctaatatttatgcatttttataataatgatgtGTGTTAATGCTGAGATGAAACATGTGAACAGTATGatttcaataaagtttattttccatCACAGTTAATTTGATCTGACATGTTGCTAACATTGATGTCTGAGCTAGGCTATGGGTTGGTGATGTGCgacattattttaaagtaatgtgtCCAGAAACATAAGATTTACACTGGTCCTCAGTGGATGTCCAGGATGATTGAAAGGATGTGTGTCCATTAAAGGACATCCTTGGAGTTGTCCAGGACTTCAAAACAGATGTCCATCACATAGTCCTCAAACTGAGAGAGCGTCAcagggagatgaagagaaaacatgagagaggaacaaagaaaatacaagatTGGTTGTTGAGCAGGAGAGGCTTCTCAAcctttttcttatttcaaaTCACATGTTTCCCATTGGTCGGTCTGTGATTATGTGTCTGTTACACCAcctcctgtctgtctatctgccaTCTGTCTGTTTGCATTCCTCTCTGCCCTCACAGCGAGCTGTGCAGGAACAAGACCTTGTTTGTGTGGTTTGGTTACATTCTGACGCCTCCTGTCCAGAAGCTTCCTGCATCCAACAAATAGATTTCCTGATCCCGCCGAAGTcacactgctgtgacacatacatactcacatacatactcaacactgtgtgtgtgtgtgtgtgtgtgtgtgtgtgtgtgtgtgtgtgtgtgtgtgtgtgtgtgtgtgtgtgtgtgtgtgtgtgtgtgtgacgaaaATGAATGCAGAAGTTATATTTCCTAATAAGATGTTCCTTATTAGAAACCCTAAAGACAAAGTGACACATTAACAGGAATCAGAAGCAGCATACACCCTGTGGTCCCTGTGTAAATTACTCCATCGTCATTCAAAACATCTTCCTGCAAAATTCTGTGAGAATTTCCTTGTTTTGGTGTATTGATGATGCTGGTGGTGATAAATGCTCAGTCGGGTTGAAAGGTGGTGTTGGGGACCTGTTTATATCTTTGTCATGGGTGCACCAGGCAGGTGAGAGGATGAAGATAGAAAACCCAGCTGAATATGACttgtgaaaaaaaacataaaagggtttttcttttgtgtgtgactGAATCAAGACGCCTGTTTGATTGTGACACTGCGTACAAGCTAAAAATGTCAGGGGTACAGTTTAAAAGATACAGAAA
This window contains:
- the LOC115009328 gene encoding protein-glutamine gamma-glutamyltransferase 2-like encodes the protein MANHNGVITDVDLRSHENNLAHRTRDIDRERLIVRRGQPFSITLQCSEYLPTKHHLELILHLGNRDEVVIKVQKERGARDKWWFKQQAAQDEILLTLHSPADAIIGQYHLAVLMMSPEGRTLEKADKMSFHLLFNPWCKDDVVYLPDESLLQEYVMNEDGVIYMGTWDYINSIPWNYGQFEDYVMDICFEVLDNSKDALKNSEVDIKQRSDPIYVSRIITAMVNSNGDRGVLTGRWDDLYSGGVAPNRWNGSVPILQQWSKAGARAVKYGQCWVFAAVACTVLRSLGIPTRLITNFSSAHDVDGNLSIDFLLNERLESFDGRNKRDSSWNFHCWVESWMRRDDLPKGNDGWQVLDPTPQELSDGEFCCGPCPVTAIKEGNLGVKYDARFVFAEVNADIIYWMVQQDGQQQKIRVDQASVGRNISTKSVYGDYRDDVTLHYKHPEGSKKEREVYEKAGRRVTEPTNSIAEPGQLKLSIKNASPVFGTDFDVIVEVMNEGDGDAHAQLTMLVMAVTYNSLHQRECMRQTISVTVPAHKAYKEVLRLHYNDYVRCVREHNPIKVKALLEAPGEREPIMAMANIPLSMPELLVQVPGKAVVWEQVTAYISFTNPLPVPLKGGVFSVEGAGLLSATEIHVSGDISPGQKVSVKLTFSPVRTGVRKLLVDFDSDRLKDVKGVATVVVRKKYPLIITGRY